Genomic DNA from Alistipes indistinctus YIT 12060:
TCATTGGTGCTTTCCGGGTTAGGAGCCGGATTCCAGTTCCAGCAAAGGAAAACCCTTCCCGTCCGGTACATGGTGTTCGGCATTTCGGGGATCACGATCTTCGCATTCGATTCGGCAATGATCGGCGGCGGCGGGGTGCCGTCGCCATAATTCAAATGGAAATCCAGCCGGGCCCGGTTGCCCACATAGATCGTCTGGACCGTGCTGCCGACACGGACGTTTACGCTGGCGCTCCATGCGGTTTTGGCAGGAATGGTGCTCGTAATTTTGATCGGCTGGGCCACGTCGCTCAGCGAGTGGGTCTCCAGGGTCAGCTTCGGGGCTGCATTCGCCGGCTTGATGTCGCTCAACGTGATGGTGTTGGTCAGGCCGTCGGGAGGCGTCGGCGGCAGTTCCGGCGACGGGGAGTACCGGCCGGTGGCAACGACGTAGGTACCGGGAGCGTCCGGGACGACTTTCCTGTCGTGGGAAAGCAGCAGCACGTACTGGCCGTTGTTGATGATGACATCCTCGTCGCCGTCGATCTTGATCGAAAACTGGATGTTGCTGCCCGGCAGCAGCAGAGACTCCTCGGCCGAAAGGTATCCGTAGCCGAAGATGTTTTTGATGTTCACCCTGATCCGGGTGTTGCGGCGCACATCGATGTACTGGCGGTTCGAGTCGCGCAGGTCGATGCGGAAGTAGCCCCGGCTCGGACTGTAGAGGACCACGCAGGTGCGGCCCGTGTCGAAATCGCTCCCGCCGACGGGTTTGACGCCTGCTTTCGTTGCCGTGGTATATTCGGGCAGGTAGTAGGCCTTCTCGCCTTCGGTTGCAGACGACCCCAGCGTTTTGCGCGTAAACGCGGTATTGACGAAATCCGCAGCCGCGATGTCCGGTGCCGTGACGATGCCCGTCTCCCCGTCGGACACGTAGACCGCCCCCTTATCCGACCTGAGCACATGGTAGAGGCCCCAGCTCAGCTCTTCGGGGTCGAGTCCTCCCGCGTCCCCCGTAAATTCGACGGTGATCTTCGCCACCGAACGCTTCACCGGACAGGCGACCCCGAACGAGTAGTTCATCTCCCCCGACATCGGTATGCCCCGGTTGCCGTCCGCTCCGGGGCGGTTGATATTCCACGACGTGGCGGGGAAGAGCGTATTGAGTTCCGCCGTCGTGGTGACACCGGGCTGCAAGCCTGCCGGAAGGGCCCCTAGGCCGGTATTGAACAGGCAAACGATCCGGCTGCCCTCGGTGAAACCGTGCTTCATCAGCAGCGACGGACTGCGGGTGCCGTTGTCGAGAATATCGGCCTGCTCCACCTTGTCGCCGCCCTTGTAGGTCCCGTCCGCATTAAACTCCAGCACGTAGGCATCGTCGATGGTCAGCTCTCCGCTACTGGCGGCGCTGCGCGTCTCCACCACTTCGGGGTTCTGGATCGAGACCCTGAACCGGAACGGGCCGCCCGGGCCGGTCGGATCGTCCTTCACGCAGGCGCCCAGTACCAACACCAGCCCCAGCGCCACCAGACGGGAAAGGTTCTTTTTCATATCGGATTTCATTTTATACCACTCAATCTATACTACTTATACCGCGTTTCCGCTGCACTGCGCCCCGGACCGACCGCGGCGATCCTTTAAAAAGCCCGGACACATCGCACGATGTAGGAGCCGTTTTTATCCCTCGAATAGGAGGATACACTGCCGGGACCGTTGTATTTCACCGTGTAGGCGTTGTTCTGGTCCACTTCCGAGGAGCTCAGCAGCTCGCTCTGCGGCGCAAATCGGTACGAGGGGCCGAGCATGAGGTTGTATTTCAGCAAGACTTGCAGTTCGTCCCGCGAGAACAACCATACGTTGCCATATCCCATTGTGCGGCACTCCGTGAAAGCGGGGATTTTATTGGAAGTGGAAATATAGAACCGCGTCACCGCCAGCATATTCGCCTGGGCAGTATTGAATCCCGTCGCCGTTCCGCCCACCGATTGCTTGTCGGTCGACCAGGGCAGGCTTTTGTCCCCGGCCGCCGGGGTGCTGCCTATATCTTTGTTGCCGATGCGATTGAACAGCATGCCCAGGCCGTTCACGATGGGATAGTCCGTCCATCCTTCCGTGGCCAGCGTCGTAAACGGAATCAGACCGTTGTCGTAAATGACCTGTAAATCCCGGATCAGGTTTCCGCTCTGGAAACGCAGCGTCACGCCGGGATGCTCGTTTTCGGCCGTCGCCTCGTACTCTA
This window encodes:
- a CDS encoding InlB B-repeat-containing protein translates to MKKNLSRLVALGLVLVLGACVKDDPTGPGGPFRFRVSIQNPEVVETRSAASSGELTIDDAYVLEFNADGTYKGGDKVEQADILDNGTRSPSLLMKHGFTEGSRIVCLFNTGLGALPAGLQPGVTTTAELNTLFPATSWNINRPGADGNRGIPMSGEMNYSFGVACPVKRSVAKITVEFTGDAGGLDPEELSWGLYHVLRSDKGAVYVSDGETGIVTAPDIAAADFVNTAFTRKTLGSSATEGEKAYYLPEYTTATKAGVKPVGGSDFDTGRTCVVLYSPSRGYFRIDLRDSNRQYIDVRRNTRIRVNIKNIFGYGYLSAEESLLLPGSNIQFSIKIDGDEDVIINNGQYVLLLSHDRKVVPDAPGTYVVATGRYSPSPELPPTPPDGLTNTITLSDIKPANAAPKLTLETHSLSDVAQPIKITSTIPAKTAWSASVNVRVGSTVQTIYVGNRARLDFHLNYGDGTPPPPIIAESNAKIVIPEMPNTMYRTGRVFLCWNWNPAPNPESTNEDVAVLSTISMPEQGGILYARWGDEATAKFDTGSGGSAVPDQVKTAKEKWLKPSPDPTREGYIFDGWSDGTNGQKFGGAVTASTTFTAKWKELYKRITIQGTGDQAMLVLTDDPHDAGLYFKWGSVVGLYNAGGANSRLPGAVTDNFSLDDIAFNPTNSKYITITDWNSVPYSTGTALQHNYGTVTMDGLGDPCKLVGTTVYDIKYGSGSTVDNKKWRMPTQADNIAFLSTQCYWGTKDGVNGIYGSWANFTGYVSGSFMPSSGWRASEDGSRYYATQKPVYWSSTAGTNTNTGSAWEYTTTGPSINLKANYDRGYAFPIRCVRQ